In Leisingera sp. NJS204, one DNA window encodes the following:
- a CDS encoding glycosyltransferase family 2 protein has product MPPARPDLPRITVAMAAHDAESFITAAIRSALGQEHAAVSVVVADDASRDGTAGTVARIAARDGRVSLIRCPVNLGPGGARNLAFAAAEDDWIAVLDSDDSFRPGRLARMHAHAQQQDADIVIDDFISVDAAGQTLPGPGLAARHPAGVLDLADWLQLNDMARAKLSFGYAKPLISRRFLAASGLRYNESLRNGEDFHLILEALAAGARLYFTGETGYRYTRRAGSVSRRAQGDHMRALLAADKAVAARFSPAQHAAAARPLAARRRNLQNLITTEEVLANLKARHPGAAAARLARHPGALGRVTGHLAEALRKRIGARG; this is encoded by the coding sequence ATGCCGCCCGCCCGGCCTGACCTGCCTAGGATCACCGTGGCCATGGCCGCGCATGATGCGGAAAGTTTCATCACTGCCGCAATCCGCTCGGCCCTGGGTCAGGAACACGCCGCCGTCAGCGTCGTTGTGGCGGATGATGCCTCGCGCGACGGCACTGCCGGGACGGTGGCCCGCATCGCCGCCCGCGATGGGCGGGTATCGCTGATCCGCTGCCCGGTTAACCTGGGGCCCGGTGGCGCCCGCAACCTGGCCTTTGCGGCGGCAGAGGATGACTGGATCGCGGTGCTGGACAGCGATGACAGCTTTCGGCCCGGCCGCCTGGCGCGGATGCATGCCCATGCGCAGCAGCAGGACGCGGATATCGTGATCGACGATTTTATCTCGGTGGATGCCGCTGGCCAGACCCTGCCCGGACCAGGGCTGGCAGCGCGGCACCCTGCAGGAGTTCTGGATCTGGCCGATTGGCTGCAGCTGAACGACATGGCCCGCGCCAAGCTGAGCTTCGGATATGCAAAGCCGCTGATCTCCCGCCGGTTTCTGGCCGCAAGCGGCCTGCGCTATAATGAAAGCCTGCGCAACGGCGAGGATTTCCACCTGATCCTCGAAGCGCTCGCCGCCGGGGCGCGGCTCTATTTCACCGGCGAGACCGGCTACCGCTATACCCGCCGCGCAGGGTCTGTGTCGCGCCGGGCGCAGGGAGATCACATGCGCGCCCTGCTGGCCGCGGACAAGGCGGTGGCAGCCCGGTTTTCCCCGGCCCAGCACGCTGCGGCGGCCAGGCCGCTGGCCGCCCGGCGGCGCAACCTGCAGAACCTGATCACCACCGAGGAAGTCCTGGCCAACCTGAAAGCCAGGCACCCTGGCGCGGCGGCGGCCCGCCTGGCGCGCCATCCTGGCGCCCTGGGGCGGGTGACCGGGCATCTGGCTGAGGCCCTGCGCAAACGCATCGGTGCGCGCGGGTGA
- a CDS encoding glycosyltransferase family 2 protein encodes MPLKIFVCACTFRRPDGLTKLLRSCRALDVRDDMELTFIIVDNDDAPSSREVFAQETRDFPWPCRYVHEPRPGIPMARNRVLQEAGIEGFAAFVDDDETVTPPWLIELVRAADRTGAAFVQGPVRMLVDNARDQWWLRTLFFQQRQYADGAKRTESWTSNVLLDLGFAARHGCRFDERLSFTGGEDTLFFQDVARSGGLGTYAANAWVCERQPPHRLSWRWAVNRQLRFGNTRALTVLLRRSQLQSTAYCLVRGAGMVVVGLGWFACSILKGRRGIANGIALFARAAGVFSGLTGARMLGYPR; translated from the coding sequence GTGCCTTTGAAAATTTTCGTCTGTGCGTGTACTTTCAGGCGTCCTGACGGGCTCACCAAACTCCTGCGGTCCTGCCGTGCGCTTGATGTGCGCGACGACATGGAACTGACCTTTATCATCGTGGACAATGATGATGCCCCATCATCCCGGGAGGTGTTTGCGCAGGAAACCCGCGATTTTCCCTGGCCCTGCCGCTATGTGCATGAACCCCGGCCGGGGATTCCGATGGCGCGCAACCGTGTGCTGCAGGAAGCCGGCATCGAAGGCTTCGCTGCCTTTGTCGATGATGATGAAACCGTGACGCCGCCATGGCTGATCGAATTGGTGCGGGCGGCGGACCGCACCGGTGCTGCCTTTGTGCAGGGCCCGGTGCGGATGCTGGTTGATAATGCCCGCGACCAATGGTGGCTGCGCACACTGTTTTTCCAACAACGGCAGTATGCGGATGGTGCAAAACGGACGGAAAGCTGGACCAGCAATGTGCTGCTGGACCTCGGCTTTGCGGCCCGGCACGGCTGCCGCTTCGACGAAAGGCTCAGCTTCACCGGCGGCGAGGACACGCTGTTCTTTCAGGATGTGGCGCGCTCGGGCGGTCTGGGGACTTATGCGGCAAACGCCTGGGTTTGCGAACGGCAGCCGCCGCACCGGCTGTCCTGGCGGTGGGCGGTGAACCGGCAGCTCCGGTTCGGCAACACCCGGGCGCTGACCGTGCTGCTGCGCCGCTCGCAGCTGCAGTCCACAGCCTATTGCCTGGTGCGCGGCGCGGGCATGGTTGTGGTGGGGCTGGGCTGGTTTGCCTGTTCCATCCTTAAAGGCAGGCGCGGTATTGCCAATGGCATTGCGCTGTTTGCCCGGGCCGCAGGTGTTTTCTCGGGCCTGACCGGCGCCCGCATGCTGGGGTATCCGCGATGA
- a CDS encoding sulfotransferase family protein, with product MNKIAPHPDKTPIRFDAGPGTRRGPDFIIGGAPKCGTTSLHFILDQHPAISLPQDEVHFFDADDPIAHPDFLSVQGGALQWWDPRPGAQANQDWYAGRFPRPVPGGLVGEDSTTYLMSELAARRIAAQLPDARLVFMLRHPVQRAYSQYWHLIKTSRAAESFETAILRYPHILLGSGYAAGLQRFISALGRDRVHVCLFEDFRADIQGCVDGVTHFLGADPMRVDPERAWFNRTRYPARPALHRMANRIGRHLVRGRYRQHMGGSATLARRVENKLHYWWFAHVSPRFMTAGRPPPMAAATQAYLEQHLSARNAGLSTLLDRDLPSIWPGMRC from the coding sequence GTGAATAAAATTGCTCCGCATCCCGACAAAACGCCGATCCGTTTTGATGCCGGGCCCGGTACCCGCCGGGGTCCCGATTTCATCATCGGCGGGGCGCCGAAATGCGGCACCACATCGCTGCATTTCATCCTCGATCAGCACCCGGCGATTTCGCTGCCGCAGGATGAGGTGCATTTCTTTGATGCCGACGACCCGATTGCGCATCCCGATTTCCTGAGCGTGCAGGGCGGTGCGCTGCAATGGTGGGATCCGCGGCCCGGGGCGCAGGCCAATCAGGACTGGTACGCAGGCCGCTTTCCCCGCCCGGTGCCGGGCGGGCTGGTGGGTGAGGATTCGACCACCTATCTGATGTCGGAACTGGCGGCCCGGCGGATCGCGGCGCAGCTGCCCGATGCCAGGCTGGTGTTTATGCTGCGCCATCCGGTGCAGCGCGCCTATTCGCAGTACTGGCACCTGATCAAGACGTCCCGCGCCGCCGAGAGTTTTGAGACCGCGATCCTGCGCTATCCCCATATCCTGCTGGGATCGGGCTATGCGGCCGGCCTGCAGCGCTTTATCAGCGCGCTTGGCCGGGACCGGGTGCATGTCTGCCTGTTCGAGGACTTCCGCGCCGATATTCAGGGCTGCGTTGACGGGGTGACGCATTTTCTGGGGGCCGATCCGATGCGGGTCGACCCCGAGCGGGCCTGGTTCAACCGCACCAGATATCCCGCGCGCCCGGCCTTGCACCGGATGGCGAACCGGATCGGGCGGCATCTGGTGCGCGGCCGCTACCGGCAGCATATGGGCGGTTCCGCCACGCTGGCCCGGCGGGTGGAGAACAAACTGCATTACTGGTGGTTCGCGCATGTCAGCCCGCGCTTCATGACCGCCGGGCGGCCGCCGCCGATGGCCGCCGCCACACAGGCCTATCTGGAACAGCATCTGTCGGCCCGCAATGCGGGTCTCTCAACGCTGCTGGACCGCGATCTGCCGTCAATCTGGCCAGGGATGAGGTGCTGA
- a CDS encoding polysaccharide biosynthesis/export family protein: MMQTLRSAAALAWVLLTLLAAAGAAAAPYRLGPEDTVSLRVVAWNDESASYQSMEALAGNYTVAPDGSLAIPIAGSIAAGGATAEDLAAEIAARLQAAAGLYQPPAVSMQILAYRPFYVSGDAAAPGAYAWRPGLTASKALALAGGLYRSRSQLPGEGTEYRLVNSLRGTQVELVRMRARQARLMAEQAGAERIAFPQDLRHPDGPEAVARILTEETAIFDIRGESQVRTIESNEALIALYHTELEALNGKLEGQRRQVEIARDQADKLRGLVDRGAVVASRLVDAERILANLNAEELDLNTAIFRARQRIGETRRDLLQAVDNRRHEVVAQLQDTRRKIELETKREAMFLGLAASQGSALGDLPLSVTMKVRRSTADGVEVITVGPDDAIRPGDVFEVSLDFTLTTQ, encoded by the coding sequence ATGATGCAGACCCTGCGATCTGCCGCAGCCCTGGCCTGGGTGCTGCTGACCCTGCTGGCCGCAGCCGGAGCTGCCGCAGCCCCTTACCGGCTTGGCCCCGAGGACACCGTGTCGCTGCGGGTGGTTGCCTGGAACGACGAGAGCGCCTCTTATCAATCGATGGAGGCGCTGGCCGGAAACTATACCGTGGCGCCGGATGGCAGCCTGGCAATCCCCATTGCCGGAAGCATTGCCGCCGGCGGCGCCACCGCCGAGGACCTTGCCGCAGAAATCGCGGCAAGGCTGCAGGCCGCGGCAGGCCTGTACCAGCCGCCCGCGGTCTCTATGCAGATCCTGGCCTACCGGCCGTTTTATGTCAGCGGCGATGCCGCCGCGCCTGGCGCCTATGCCTGGCGTCCCGGGCTGACTGCCAGCAAGGCACTGGCGCTGGCCGGCGGGCTTTACCGCAGCCGCAGCCAGTTGCCGGGCGAAGGTACCGAATACCGGCTGGTGAATTCGCTGCGCGGAACCCAGGTGGAGCTGGTGCGGATGCGGGCGCGGCAGGCCCGGCTTATGGCCGAGCAGGCAGGCGCGGAGAGGATCGCCTTTCCGCAAGACCTGCGCCATCCCGACGGTCCGGAGGCTGTTGCACGGATCCTGACCGAAGAAACCGCAATCTTTGATATCCGGGGTGAATCGCAGGTCCGCACCATTGAATCGAACGAGGCGCTGATCGCGCTGTACCATACCGAGCTTGAGGCGCTGAACGGCAAGCTGGAGGGGCAGCGGCGGCAGGTTGAGATTGCCCGTGACCAGGCCGATAAACTGCGCGGCCTGGTGGATCGCGGCGCCGTGGTTGCCAGCCGTCTGGTGGATGCCGAACGCATCCTGGCCAATCTCAACGCCGAGGAACTGGACCTGAACACCGCGATCTTCCGCGCCCGCCAGCGGATCGGCGAAACCCGGCGCGACCTGCTGCAGGCGGTGGACAACCGCCGCCACGAGGTGGTCGCCCAGTTGCAGGACACCCGCCGCAAGATCGAGCTGGAAACCAAGCGCGAGGCGATGTTCCTGGGGCTGGCGGCCTCGCAAGGCTCTGCGCTGGGGGATCTGCCGCTGAGCGTCACCATGAAAGTCCGCCGCAGCACTGCGGACGGGGTTGAGGTGATCACGGTAGGGCCTGATGATGCAATCCGGCCGGGCGACGTCTTTGAGGTGTCGCTGGATTTCACACTCACCACCCAGTAA
- a CDS encoding glycosyltransferase family 2 protein, translating into MPAISVIVPTFNRRDYLLEALAALQQQSRPVDQIIVWDDGSSDGTSEAVAAVRDPRLQYHRAENAGKAAALNRALALAGGDYIWICDDDDIAAPDAAERLAGILDAAPGTGIAGGSYNRFRDTPQGREATGPGYWPDLGTGSPLRHLLEDIFLFQNATLVRRQCYDRAGPFREDLPRSIDYDMIVRLAVRFPIEMTSRVLFLQRKHDGERGPAGHRHAASAADRVWAEQDRAVFRGLRDHLPLPLMEAMFTGEPAQVRRAAHLQRGGVFARHGLWQEALEDFEAAAAAAPAVPLAPAEVAICRRAVSGKHGVVFSPQDSARLVQLRRSGRSGSEITASLGRGLLWSLRRALTGCDAAETLRLARMLGTTRLQLRPAPVSDPGSAELHENSTLPPSAYNW; encoded by the coding sequence GTGCCGGCAATTTCCGTCATCGTTCCGACGTTCAACCGCAGAGATTACCTCCTGGAGGCGCTGGCGGCGCTGCAGCAGCAGTCGCGGCCGGTTGATCAGATCATTGTCTGGGATGATGGCTCTTCTGATGGCACCAGTGAAGCCGTGGCCGCCGTCCGCGATCCGCGGCTGCAATACCACCGGGCGGAAAATGCCGGCAAGGCGGCGGCGCTGAACCGGGCGCTGGCGCTGGCCGGCGGCGATTACATCTGGATCTGCGACGACGATGACATTGCCGCCCCGGACGCGGCAGAGCGGCTGGCGGGGATATTGGACGCGGCCCCCGGGACCGGCATCGCGGGGGGCAGCTACAACCGGTTCCGCGATACCCCGCAGGGCCGCGAGGCGACCGGCCCCGGCTATTGGCCCGATCTTGGCACCGGCTCGCCGCTGCGCCATCTGCTGGAGGATATCTTTCTGTTCCAGAACGCCACCCTGGTGCGGCGCCAGTGTTATGACCGGGCCGGCCCGTTCCGCGAGGATCTGCCGCGCTCGATCGATTACGACATGATTGTGCGGCTGGCGGTGCGCTTTCCCATAGAGATGACCAGCCGGGTGCTGTTTCTGCAGCGCAAGCACGACGGTGAACGCGGCCCGGCCGGCCACCGCCACGCCGCCAGCGCCGCCGACCGCGTCTGGGCCGAGCAGGACAGGGCGGTGTTCCGGGGGTTGCGTGATCATCTGCCGCTGCCGCTGATGGAAGCGATGTTCACAGGCGAACCGGCGCAGGTGCGCCGCGCCGCGCATCTGCAGCGCGGCGGCGTCTTTGCCCGGCACGGGCTGTGGCAGGAAGCGCTGGAGGATTTCGAGGCCGCCGCCGCCGCGGCGCCTGCGGTGCCGCTGGCCCCGGCTGAGGTTGCGATCTGCCGCCGGGCGGTCTCCGGCAAGCACGGGGTTGTCTTCAGCCCGCAGGACAGCGCCCGCCTTGTGCAGCTGCGCCGCAGCGGGCGCAGCGGGTCTGAAATAACCGCCAGCCTGGGGCGCGGTCTGCTGTGGTCGCTGCGCCGCGCGCTGACCGGCTGCGATGCGGCCGAAACCCTGCGCCTTGCCCGGATGCTCGGCACCACCCGCCTGCAGCTGCGGCCCGCTCCCGTCTCCGATCCTGGCAGCGCGGAGCTGCATGAGAACAGCACATTGCCACCCAGCGCCTATAACTGGTGA
- a CDS encoding family 16 glycosylhydrolase, with translation MATITNPGGCSGRFKKRVLAPAALGLSCLLMTGAAAGQIDGKPAGVPFRTVFPISGPGTNWWRAEYDHPAGWFQTAWRKGAVEFGAAGVRMHLAPSAPADRVAIDDIQSDDGSLLEAGKTSKEFVSGQVQRRNWYGYGRYEVIMQAAAGKGLISAFYLYTGPHFGHSHEEITLEILGKNTGKAHFNRFRDGAPLEQPPWVDLGFDAAAAPRLYTIDWSEEAIIWSAGGTELFRLTGAEQVPRPPMKIYFDLWAGGEKQAHWSGVAPKDTSASALVQCASYTPPEGGTPSCSELMTAE, from the coding sequence GTGGCGACCATAACAAACCCGGGCGGATGTTCCGGCCGTTTCAAGAAGCGTGTTCTCGCACCCGCAGCGCTTGGGCTGTCCTGCCTGCTGATGACAGGGGCAGCGGCCGGGCAGATCGACGGGAAACCGGCAGGGGTACCGTTCCGGACGGTGTTCCCGATCAGCGGCCCCGGAACAAACTGGTGGCGTGCTGAATATGACCATCCCGCCGGCTGGTTTCAGACCGCCTGGCGCAAAGGCGCGGTAGAATTCGGAGCGGCAGGTGTGCGTATGCATCTTGCGCCCTCGGCCCCTGCGGACCGCGTGGCCATTGACGATATCCAATCGGACGACGGATCGCTGCTGGAGGCCGGGAAAACCTCAAAAGAATTTGTCAGCGGGCAGGTTCAGCGGCGCAACTGGTACGGCTATGGCCGCTACGAAGTCATCATGCAGGCGGCAGCCGGCAAAGGACTGATTTCAGCCTTCTATCTTTATACCGGTCCGCATTTCGGCCACAGCCATGAAGAAATCACTCTTGAGATTCTCGGCAAAAACACCGGCAAAGCGCATTTCAACCGCTTCCGCGATGGCGCGCCGCTGGAACAGCCGCCCTGGGTCGATCTGGGTTTTGACGCCGCAGCGGCGCCGCGCCTTTATACAATTGACTGGTCCGAAGAGGCCATCATCTGGTCCGCGGGCGGCACCGAGCTGTTCCGTCTGACCGGGGCGGAGCAGGTGCCGCGGCCGCCGATGAAGATTTACTTCGATCTCTGGGCAGGCGGTGAAAAACAGGCGCATTGGTCGGGCGTCGCGCCCAAGGACACCAGTGCTTCGGCGCTGGTGCAATGCGCCTCCTATACGCCGCCCGAAGGCGGCACACCGTCCTGCAGCGAGCTGATGACGGCGGAATAG
- a CDS encoding sulfotransferase family 2 domain-containing protein translates to MMFDNRTAMDKAGLGRLQQRFDAVRGIGRNHFGLEIGGRMIGYCYIRKNACSSFKKMFLECSPHRALKRPDQRPIDFIRQHHRLAPGALAACDHLIFAYRDPAERTLSMFRNKFIAQTGATDISASYTRIAGQPPEAATFRSFIEGYLGRRFSQLDRHVLPQRMHLQRVCYTDAIPVQNLHAGMCRVIGPELADQYFLQPVNRTSDVPLQPVSDAADRPVQELREIYARDGYMPDNASLLPAGVADRLRRLYAMDYDIIGAAGNAARPA, encoded by the coding sequence ATGATGTTCGACAACCGCACCGCCATGGACAAGGCCGGCCTGGGCAGGCTGCAGCAGCGGTTTGACGCGGTGCGCGGCATCGGCCGCAACCACTTCGGTCTGGAAATCGGCGGCCGGATGATCGGGTATTGCTATATCCGCAAGAATGCCTGCTCCAGCTTCAAGAAGATGTTTCTCGAGTGCTCCCCCCACCGGGCGCTGAAGCGCCCGGATCAGCGCCCGATCGACTTTATCCGCCAGCATCACCGCTTGGCGCCGGGTGCGCTGGCCGCCTGCGACCATCTGATCTTTGCCTACCGCGACCCGGCCGAGCGAACGCTGTCGATGTTCCGCAACAAATTCATCGCACAGACCGGCGCCACTGATATCAGTGCAAGCTACACCCGGATTGCCGGCCAGCCGCCGGAAGCCGCAACCTTCCGCAGTTTCATAGAAGGTTATCTGGGACGCCGGTTCTCCCAACTTGACCGCCATGTGCTGCCGCAGCGGATGCATCTGCAGCGGGTCTGCTATACCGACGCCATACCGGTGCAGAATCTTCATGCCGGCATGTGCCGGGTGATCGGGCCAGAGCTGGCAGACCAGTATTTTCTGCAACCGGTCAACCGGACCTCCGACGTGCCGCTGCAGCCGGTGTCCGATGCCGCCGACCGGCCGGTGCAAGAGCTGCGGGAAATCTACGCCCGCGACGGGTATATGCCGGACAATGCAAGCCTGCTGCCCGCCGGGGTGGCAGACCGGCTCCGCAGGCTCTACGCCATGGATTACGACATCATCGGAGCTGCCGGCAATGCCGCCCGCCCGGCCTGA
- a CDS encoding GumC family protein: MNRRSGVFSFMADDPLDATPRDGAVKLSDIYLFFWRRWLLIGLIFLAVVVVNGVMLMQIQPRYTATAEVTLVDPRQNSTPIADLLTGVPLSRQVVEQEIATMRSKAFMIEVVKRLGVDETSPMLEAGGPPPLPLRVLGSVKRFVSGLIRSKPAADAAGKPSAASVPLPQTAADTEATAQILAGDMLQYGPAADRLAALLQIEQSGNGYGISLSAEAADPLFAAAIANAVAAEYPRFSLGLRSQAIEEQVQLLSGRVEELGHNLEEAETAVVDFQTRVAGVNQDNADRLNRQIENLGRALIEARTEIVTVEAQRLQVLELVAADGPAAASQVLDSPILSGLRLQLSGHRIERSRAAGQFGADAPQVAALDAVIARVKEEAALETTRIVAEYQTRASIASAVVASIEEKLTGLEQLVNARSRNMVELAKLRRIADANRIAYEEFLKVATESAQLKALQQPSVRLLSFAEVPQTPSAPRSLLRLAIAGVAGLAIGLGAALLLELTSNSIKTTRALRQATGLPVIGSLSHLRKKRAAQLLGRLGSGAQLPAAERTLVEEGRKLALFLSGAADRGRGTIVFTSALPGEGKALTAALVAHALAARGQSVILVDAAQDSAKANRAPSPAAGDTEAAGPVPGGVVRSPAGYWFLSVAETARTGLDCLPDRWIETAVTSLADKYDYVLINTTPVLSLGNVSSFLRHADALVVASRWNATAQQTVETCIERLRDLRAQNIYAVMTGVKRRAERKYEYPGFMKTVKPWWKQT, from the coding sequence TTGAACCGGCGCAGCGGGGTTTTCAGTTTCATGGCGGATGATCCGCTTGATGCCACGCCGCGCGACGGTGCGGTCAAACTGTCCGATATCTATCTGTTTTTCTGGCGCCGCTGGCTGCTGATCGGGCTGATCTTTCTGGCCGTGGTGGTGGTGAACGGGGTGATGCTGATGCAGATCCAGCCGCGTTATACCGCCACCGCCGAGGTGACCCTGGTGGATCCGCGGCAGAACAGCACCCCGATTGCCGACCTGCTGACCGGCGTGCCGCTGAGCCGCCAGGTGGTCGAGCAGGAAATTGCGACGATGCGCTCCAAGGCGTTCATGATCGAGGTGGTGAAGCGCCTGGGCGTCGATGAAACCTCGCCGATGCTGGAGGCCGGCGGCCCGCCGCCGCTGCCGCTGCGCGTGCTGGGTTCGGTCAAGCGGTTCGTATCCGGGCTGATCCGCTCCAAACCTGCGGCAGACGCTGCCGGCAAGCCGTCGGCGGCCAGTGTGCCGCTGCCGCAAACCGCCGCGGACACCGAGGCCACGGCGCAGATCCTGGCCGGAGACATGCTGCAATACGGTCCCGCCGCCGACCGCCTGGCTGCCTTGCTGCAGATTGAACAGAGCGGCAACGGCTATGGCATCAGCCTGTCGGCCGAGGCGGCGGATCCGCTGTTTGCAGCCGCCATCGCCAATGCAGTGGCCGCCGAATACCCGCGCTTCAGCCTTGGCCTGCGCAGCCAGGCCATCGAAGAACAGGTGCAGCTGCTGAGCGGCCGCGTTGAAGAGCTGGGGCATAACCTGGAAGAGGCCGAAACCGCGGTGGTGGACTTCCAGACCCGCGTCGCAGGCGTCAACCAGGACAATGCCGACCGGCTGAACCGGCAGATCGAGAACCTGGGCCGGGCGCTGATCGAGGCAAGGACAGAAATCGTGACCGTCGAAGCACAGCGTCTCCAGGTGCTGGAACTGGTGGCGGCCGATGGCCCCGCCGCAGCCTCGCAGGTGCTGGATTCACCGATTTTGAGCGGCCTGCGCCTGCAGCTGTCCGGCCACCGGATTGAGCGCAGCCGCGCGGCCGGGCAGTTTGGCGCCGATGCGCCGCAGGTGGCGGCGCTGGATGCGGTGATTGCACGGGTCAAGGAAGAAGCGGCGCTGGAGACCACCCGCATCGTCGCGGAATATCAGACCCGGGCCAGCATTGCCTCTGCTGTGGTGGCCTCGATCGAAGAGAAACTGACGGGGCTGGAGCAGCTGGTCAACGCCCGCTCGCGCAATATGGTCGAACTGGCCAAGCTGCGCCGCATCGCCGATGCCAACCGGATCGCCTATGAGGAATTCCTCAAGGTGGCCACGGAATCGGCGCAGCTGAAAGCGCTGCAGCAGCCGTCGGTGCGGCTGCTGTCCTTTGCCGAAGTCCCGCAGACCCCCAGTGCGCCAAGGTCGCTGCTGCGGCTGGCCATCGCGGGTGTGGCGGGGCTGGCCATCGGACTGGGAGCGGCGCTGCTGCTTGAGCTGACCAGCAACAGCATCAAGACCACCCGCGCCTTGCGCCAGGCGACCGGCCTGCCGGTCATCGGCAGCCTTTCGCATCTGCGCAAAAAACGGGCGGCACAGCTGCTTGGCCGCCTGGGCAGCGGCGCACAGCTGCCTGCAGCGGAACGCACCCTGGTCGAAGAGGGGCGCAAACTGGCGCTGTTCCTGTCCGGCGCCGCCGACCGCGGCCGCGGCACTATCGTCTTTACTTCGGCGCTGCCGGGCGAAGGCAAGGCCCTGACCGCAGCGCTGGTGGCGCATGCGCTGGCCGCGCGCGGCCAGTCGGTCATCCTGGTCGATGCGGCACAGGACAGTGCCAAGGCAAACCGCGCGCCCTCCCCGGCTGCCGGGGACACAGAGGCTGCGGGGCCGGTTCCGGGCGGGGTTGTCCGCTCCCCGGCGGGCTATTGGTTCCTGTCGGTTGCCGAGACCGCCCGGACCGGTCTGGACTGCCTGCCGGACCGCTGGATCGAAACCGCGGTGACCAGCCTGGCAGACAAATACGACTATGTTCTGATCAATACCACGCCGGTGCTGTCGCTGGGCAACGTGTCAAGCTTCCTGCGCCATGCGGATGCCCTGGTGGTGGCCTCGCGGTGGAACGCCACAGCCCAGCAAACCGTGGAAACCTGCATTGAGCGGCTCCGCGATCTGCGGGCGCAGAACATCTATGCGGTGATGACCGGGGTCAAACGCCGCGCCGAGCGGAAATACGAGTATCCCGGATTTATGAAAACCGTCAAACCATGGTGGAAACAGACATGA
- a CDS encoding glycosyltransferase family 4 protein, with amino-acid sequence MTGGAGNRAGGRTEGKRPATLIVARRLDGARSGSNTYLKVYLQLCRDAGLSTRIVFAPRRSFGNLAWARLDPGIADLADQIDWAQALRIGRTRISLSPAVWLRMARRAAAEGWRRLSGQGGSPYPSLLGVELPPRESEEVMARARRADAEVLTVEYSSLGPLLDQLEARMRVVFLHDLFSLRAENFAAQGLQPDHSVITLAEEAQRCRAADLLIHASCIERDRLRPLLPGARHEWMPPAAQAVRPRAEPGTEPHGLFLGSVHGGNTEALGFLRRHVWPKVRAGLPDAKLWIAGSIAATVSAREAQAEGLVLLGPVDDLAALGGPQAVGLAPMKTGSGIPIKVVDYLSLGMPVAVTPGTLDAFGGALDGFVAVSDSDADYAATVCALLRNDSERENLSMASASAISQLRNPELTGILDSQAGDSICQDV; translated from the coding sequence GTGACCGGCGGAGCAGGGAACAGGGCAGGCGGCAGGACAGAGGGCAAACGGCCCGCAACCCTGATCGTCGCGCGGCGGCTGGATGGCGCGCGCTCAGGCAGCAACACCTATCTGAAGGTCTATCTGCAACTGTGCCGGGACGCCGGGCTGTCGACCCGGATTGTCTTTGCGCCGCGGCGGTCCTTCGGCAACCTGGCCTGGGCCCGTCTCGACCCCGGCATTGCGGATCTTGCGGATCAGATCGACTGGGCGCAGGCGCTGCGCATCGGCAGAACCCGGATTTCGCTGTCGCCGGCGGTCTGGCTGCGCATGGCCCGCAGGGCCGCCGCGGAAGGGTGGCGGCGGTTGAGCGGGCAGGGCGGCAGCCCCTATCCGAGCCTGCTTGGCGTTGAGCTGCCGCCGCGGGAATCCGAGGAGGTGATGGCGCGCGCGCGGAGAGCTGACGCCGAGGTGCTGACCGTGGAATACAGCAGCCTCGGCCCGCTGCTGGACCAGCTGGAGGCGCGCATGCGTGTTGTGTTCCTGCATGATCTGTTTTCGCTGCGGGCCGAAAACTTTGCCGCGCAGGGGCTGCAGCCCGACCATTCGGTGATCACCCTGGCCGAAGAGGCGCAGCGCTGCCGGGCGGCGGACCTCCTGATCCATGCCAGCTGCATCGAACGCGACCGCTTGCGGCCGCTGCTGCCCGGCGCCCGGCACGAATGGATGCCGCCCGCGGCACAGGCCGTCCGCCCCCGCGCAGAGCCCGGCACAGAGCCGCACGGGCTGTTTCTCGGCTCTGTTCACGGCGGCAACACCGAAGCGCTTGGCTTCCTGCGCCGGCACGTCTGGCCAAAGGTGCGCGCCGGGCTTCCCGATGCAAAGCTGTGGATCGCAGGGTCAATCGCAGCCACGGTTTCCGCCCGGGAGGCGCAGGCCGAAGGGCTGGTGCTGCTTGGGCCGGTGGACGATCTGGCCGCCCTTGGCGGGCCGCAAGCGGTCGGGCTGGCGCCGATGAAGACCGGCAGCGGCATCCCGATCAAGGTGGTGGACTACCTTTCATTGGGTATGCCGGTGGCGGTGACACCCGGGACATTGGACGCTTTTGGCGGCGCGCTGGACGGCTTCGTAGCCGTTTCCGACTCGGATGCCGACTATGCCGCCACGGTCTGTGCCCTGCTGCGCAACGATTCGGAGCGCGAAAACCTGTCAATGGCTTCCGCATCGGCAATTTCGCAACTCCGTAATCCGGAGCTGACCGGCATCCTTGACAGCCAGGCAGGCGATTCAATTTGCCAGGATGTTTGA